The genomic interval AACCATTGCAACAAATGCACCATAAAATATACCGATAATAGCTAAAATTATTACAAGAACAGCAAAAGCCTGTGTCATGTCAGGGAACATCGGTAAATTGAATCTTAAAAATCCGTATGTTCCCATCTTCAGCAATATACCAGCAAGCAAAACCGAGCCTGCCGTTGGTGCCTCAACATGTGCCCAGGGCAGCCATGTATGGAATGGCCACATCGGAACCTTGATAGCAAATGCTATGAAGAATGCAAGGAACAACCACAACTGTAGATGATGTGGCAATGGTTGATTCATAAGCTGCACCATGTCGGAGGTGTAAACACCTGTGTATTTATGGTGCAGGAAGTATAAAGCCATTATTGCTACCATCATCAAAACACTACCTGCAAATGTGTAGAGGAAGAACTTCATCGTTGCAAATACCCTGTTTGGTCCACCCCATATACCGATCATCATATACATCGGTATAAGCTGAACCTCCCAGAAGACATAGAAGAGAAACATATCAAGTGAAATAAAGACACCTAACATGCCTGTCTGCATAAGCAGTATGGTTATATTAAATAACTTAACCTTCTTATCAATAGCCTTCCATGTTGATAGCTGTGCAAGTGGTGTTAAAAATGTTGTCAAAAGCACCAAAAATAAACTTATGCCATCAACACCCACATAGTACTGAAAACCCAGTGATTTAATCCACGGTACGCGTTCCACAAACTGCATATGATATGTTGTTGGATCAAAGTAGAAAAATAGAGGCAATGAAATTAGAAAATCAAGCACAAGTACACCAAAGGTTACATAGCGTATCAAGTTTTCATTCTTCTCGTTGATCAAAGCAACTAAAAATGCTCCAACCAATGGAAGAAAGGTTATTGTCGTTAAGATCGGAAAATGCAGCTGATTCATAAGCCCAACTCCTTACTACATAATTTTAAGCAGGTACCAGCCACTTAACAGAAAGATCCCGAGACTGATCCAGTATGCATAGTTTGACACAAAACCGGTTTGAAGCAATCTCAAACCTTTACCAACTCTACCTGCAATCCAGCCAGAGCCATCTACCATTCCCTTATCTATCACAACAACATCAACAATCTTCCACAAAACATTTGTTGAAACCCACCAGAACGGTTTAACAATACAGCAATATACAAACTCATCAACATAGTACGTATTGGCAAGCAATGTATAGATTGGCCTGAACATACTTGCAATCTTTTCTGCAGTGATGACCTTTTTGATATATATCAGCCAGGCTGTAAATATTCCTGCCAAACCCATGGTTACAGATATACCCATTAGCAAAGCCTCAGAGTAGTGAGCCTCATGTGCAACCTCTGTTGTGGGTGCAGTGTGTGTTACAAACCACTCAAACGGAATATGGCCTGCGTACTGTATACCTACCCAGCCGCCAATTATAGAGAGAATACCAAGCACCCACATAGGTAGGGTCATAACAGCTGGGGCTTCATGTGTATGCAATTCATGGTACAATCCCTCAACCTTTTCCTCGCCGTAGAAAACAGTAAACACAAATCTGAACATATAGAAGGCTGTCATAAAGGCTGTCACTTCACCAACAATCCAGATAATTGGATGACCCATCTCAAGGGCTGATGCAAGAATGGCATCTTTTGAGAAAAATCCAGCAAAAGGCGGAATACCAGAAATTGCAAGTGATGCTATGACCATCAAGATTGCAGTCTGAGGCATATATTTTTTCAGATTGCCCATCAAATCTATGGAGAGCAATCCCCTCATCGAGTGCATCACTGCACCTGCTCCAAGAAAGAGCAAGCCTTTAAAGAATGCATGTGTCATAAGGTGGAACATACCTGTCCAGTAGGCTCCAACACCAACACCTATAAACATGTATCCAAGCTGAGATAGTGTGGAGTATGCAAGAATCCTTTTTATATCTTTATGCGTCAATGCCATTGTTGCTGCATAGAAGGCTGTAAACGCACCAACACTTGCCACAACCTCCTGAGCAACCGGTGTAAGTGAATATATAGCATTGGATCTTGCAACCATGTAAACACCTGCTGTAACCATTGTTGCTGCATGAATCAACGATGAAACAGGTGTTGGACCTTCCATTGCATCTGTAAGCCAGATATACAATGGAAACTGAGCGGACTTTCCAACTGCACCCAAAAATAGTGCAAGGCCTATAACCGTCGCGGCAGTTGATCCGTATCCCAGAACCTCTTCAGCTCTCGGGAAAATATTTGAATATGTGAGGCTGCCGAAATGGTAGATTAAAAACAACATACCGATAATGAAACCGGCATCACCTATCCTGTTTACAACAAATGCCTTCTCACCTGCATCAGCAGCTGAGCTTTTCTCATACCAGAAACCGATCAACAGATAGGATGCCAGACCAACACCTTCCCAACCCACAAACATCAAGGCGTAGTTGTTGCCCAGAACAAGAATCAGCATCGCAGTAACAAATAGGTTGAGATAGGCAAAATACCTTGCATAACCCTTATCCCCCTTCATATAGCCGTTTGAGTAGATATGAATCATCCAGGAGACAAAGGTTACAACAAACAGCATAACAGCTGACACATAGTCTACTCTCAAACCAAAGGGTATCGCTACACCTTTAAAGGGCAACCATGTGTAGTAGGTGTATTCAACTATATGCCCTTTTAAAACGGAAATAATGGGAAACAATCCCAATAAAAATGAAATTCCCAAAGCAGATGCAGCTATAACACCAGCAATCGGCTTTGTCCATTTGCCAAATATACCGTTGATTAAAAAGCCTATCAGCGGTGTTAAAATGATAAATAACAGTATTACCTTCATCGCTTTCCCCTCTCACTTTCTTAAGATTGAGAAGTCGTTCACATCCACGCTCTTTTTTGATTTATACATCATCACTGCAATAGCCAGGCCTATAGCCGTCTCAGATGCAGCAACCGCAGCCACAAATATAAACATCACCTGACCTGAAACATTACCCAAATAGTAAGACATTGTAATAAGCAGCAATCCCGCACCGTTTATCATCACCTCAAGCGACATCAATACAATCATAAAGTTACGCCTGATCATAACGCCTGTGGCGCCAATGGCTATTAGCAGTGCAGATACAATCAAATATTCGCTAAACATATCAACCCCCTTACTTTATCTCCCTTTTTGTCAGAACAACAGCGCCAAGCAGTGCAACAAGGAGGATTATCGCTGTAACTTCAAAGGGGAATAGGTAGTGTTTAAACAAAATTTCACCTATCATCTTTGTATTGGAGCCGTCCATCGTGAGATTTTTGCCAGCATTGGCAAGGTCAATTTTTACCTTTATTGCCAGATAAGCAAGATCCAACAGCAATCCAGCACCGATTAGAGCAGGAAAGTATGCATGAGAATTAAATCTCTTAAGACCTTCGATGGTTCGCCTATCCATGACCATCATAGTTAGCATTATCATAACGGCGATGGCTCCAGCATATACAATAATCTGCAGCATAGCATTAAACTGTGCATGCAGCATAACAAACAGCCCAGCAATGCCAAAGAATGTCAACACCATCCACAGAGCCGCCCGATATGGGTTTTTGCTCAACACAACCCCTAAAGCCGAACCAACCGTTATAAGTGCGATAATGTAAAATACAATTGCTTCCATAACCATCACCCTTCTTTACTTTTTAGAAGTTGCTCTTTTGTATAAACAAACTTCTCCCTATCATACTCAGAAAGCTCATACTTATCTGTCATACTCAATGCAAGCTCAGGACACACCTCAACACACAAGCCGCAAAACAAACACCTGCCTAAGTCGATCTCATATTCGGCAGCGTTTTTCGTGTGATCATCATTCTCAACAGGTGTAATTTTTATACATTTCGAAGGACAAACCCTTTCACACAAGCCGCAGTCGATACACTTAATCTTTTCAGAGCCTTCAAATTTCTCAAGTGCATGCAGCCATCTTCCCCTTTCGGGCACCTCAAGCCTTTCATCGGGGTACTGACAGGTAACTGCATGTGTAAACAGATATTTTATCGTAACCGATAAACCTTTTCTTAAATCATTAAACAACATGGCATCCTCCTAAAACACCGGTAAGCCTACTGTTAAAGCAAAGCCTGTCCAGAGTATATTTAGAATCATAAGAGGTAGTAGAGCCTTCCATGCGATATCCATTAACTGGTCGTATCTGTATCGTGGGAATGTGCCCCAGAACCATGTGAACATAAATATAAACGCTAAAACCTTAATCCAGTACCAGACAAACCCCGGTAGTATGGGTCCGTTCCAGCCACCCAAGAACATTATTACTGCAAGAGCAGATACAACGAAGATTGTGACATACTGGCCAAAGAAAAACATACCCATTTTCAAACCAGAAAACTCTGTCATATGACCAGCAACCAACTCTGGCTCAGCCTCAGGTAAGTCAAACGGCACCCTTGCACATGCAGCAATCATTGCAATAACAAAAGCTACAAAAGCAAAGGGTTGATAGAATACAAACCAGAGATGCTTTTGAGCTGCTACTATTTCGTTAATATCAAGAGAATGCGCCATTAAGATCGGGTTCAGTAAAGCTAAAGCTAAAATTGCCTCATAACTGACAACCTGCGCTGCTTCTCTTTGCGAACCTGTGAATGAATATTTGTTTCCGCCTGATGCGATACCAGCCGTTAGAACACCAAAAGAGGCAAGCCCAAGCATCGCAAGTATAAACAGTATATCGACTTTGGAATGGAATACGCTTAAATAAAATACCTTTCCGCCTGAAAGGTGAATCGGAGGACCAAATGGAATTGCTATAGCAGCAGCAAACGGTAGTGTAGCAGCAATTGCAGGAGCAAGCCAGAAAAGTAGCTTATCAGCACGCTCTGGAATTACATCCTCCTTCCAAAACGATTTAATTGTATCTGCGATAGGCTGTAGCAATCCATGCCAGCCAACCCTTTTTGGTCCTATTCGCTGCTGCATATGACCTATAACCTTTCTTTCATACCATGTCGCATACATAACATATACACTAAGAACTGTCACAACAACTATCAGTTTAATGATTGCTATCAATACTTCCATGGCTACTCACCCTTCGTTATTTTTGCACTGAATAGGTTATTTAACGAACCGGCTACATTGAAGCCGTTTAAACCATCATACCACAATGTCACACCTGCAACGCCCTCGGGTTGAGCCTCATCAACTCTAACAACAGCTTCAATGGAACCTTCACCTGAAACTGTTACCCTATCACCTGTTGATACACCCAGCTTTTCTGCATCTGTCTTGCTCAACTCAACCCAGCCCTCAGGTGATGCAATCGATGCTCCATCGCCAAATGATGAGAATATGCCGCTTCTAAACTTGGAGTAGATAAGTGCACCCTTAAACTCTTCAGCAAATTCAAAACTGCTGTTGGATGTAGAGACAAAGCTTTCAACAGAGGGCTGAATAGCAAACTCTCCCTTTAAAGCCTCCTGCACTTTACCCATTCCAAGTTTTGTACCCAATTTTTCAGCCATTTCAACAAGCAATTGATATGCTGTCTCAAAACCCTCATCAATTGCCTTCGAAACCCTGTTTAGCTTACCCTCAATATTGATGTAATGCCCATCAGTTGCAGCAAAAGTTGTAGTGGGCAAGACAACAGCTGCTTTTGAGGTCATTCTACTTGGATAACTATCAAACAAAATAATATTGGCTTTTGAGGATATTTCATCAACATCGCTATCGCTAAAAAGCGTATGAAGGTCTGCATTCATCAAGATCAATGTCTTAACAGAGCCATCCAAAACCTTTTCTTTTAGATCATAGATATTGAAAACCCTCTCTGTCTTTTTGCCAAACAAACCAAAACCATTTGTTAAACCGCTAAAGATAGCTCCATATGCGTTGTTGTATTTACTTGAAACATACAGTCTTACTTTATCCTTTACCAGCATAAGCAGATTGCTTATAGCCTTTGCAATTTCATCTCCAAATGGTCTTTCTAACGCCTCCTGACCCACTACAAAAGCAACCTTCTTTGCTGAACTTATAAGTTCCAAAGTCTCCTGAGCAATCTCATAACCACCGTCTTCAACAGGTATATCAACACCCAGGGCTTTCGACAGATTTGCCGCAAGGGAGTTTAAAAACTTAAGTTCATCGCCAACTGCATACCTCAAAGGATTGCTGCCCAGGGTATCTATCTTCGTATCGCGCCAGTATGCTGTAATCAGTTTTGAAACACCCAGCAGCTTAACATTTCTTGTTATCTGCCAGTCGAGTCTGGGCATCTCGTTTGCAAAATCGCCACCGAAGGCAAAAATCAGATCGCAATCCTCCATATCCCTTATGTTGTTAAACGCTGCTACACCCTCGGGAAGAACGCTGTATAGCTTTGCAATGTGGGTTGAGGCAAATGAGTCAACATTGTTGGATTTAACGACATCATCAAGGAAAAATCTTAACATAAGCTGATCTTCAACAGTCTCTCTACCACCACAAATAGCAGCGATGTTTTCCGGTTTTGTTGAAGATATTAACTTTACAGCCTTATCGAGAGCCGATTCTTTTGTTGTCTGGCGTCCATTGACATAGTAATCAGAAAGTCTCCTATCAATCACAGAATAGTTAAACCTTCCAAGATTACAGAGGTTTGCCAGATTTGGTGTATCATCTTTAGAGGTAACCCTTAAAACCTTATTATCCTTTACATTCAAGTCCATCTGACATCCCGATGCACAAAACTGACATGTGGTGGGAACTTTCTCCATCTCCCAGGGGCGTGCTTTGTATTTAAACAGCTTTGAGCTCATAGCGCCTGTCGGGCAGATGCTTACGCACTGTCCGCAGAACTCACATTCAAGCGGTTTGCCATCTTTTGTGTCAACCTCTCTACCACCCCACTCTTTCTTAACCATTGCCAGAATACCAAAATTGACAACCTTATCGCAGATAGTTACGCATCTTCTACACTGGATACATAGATTTGCATCGTGATGGATAATTCGCCACTCATGATGAATGCTTCTGTTGGGAACGCTTAATGGATCAGCCTCCTCTTCAAGTGGGTTTTCTGTGATATTTAATTCATAATTGATATCCTGTAGATCACATTCACCACTTTTATCGCAGACACCACACTGCAATGGGTGGAATTTATCCCACTCCCAAACGATCTTTTTTCTCTGCTCAATAACCTTTTCGCTATCTGTCAAAACCTCCATGCCATCTTTAACCTTAAAAGCGCAGGACAGCATCGGTTTTTTCATTCCCACTATCTCAACAGCACAGATCCTACAAGCACCGATTGCGCCAAATCTGTCTGAGTAGCAGATAGCGGGTATATAAACGCCGTTTCTTCTTGCTACATCAAGGATGGTTTCGCCTTTTTTTGCCTCATACTCTTTGCCATTAATCTTTATTTTTACAGTATCCGCCATTTTGCACCCCTTATCTATCGCATTCGCCAAACACGAAGTCAAGACTACCGATTACCGAGATAATATCCGCTATCAAACCGCCCTTAACCATCTTTGGCATAGCAGAGATATTGATAAACGACGGCGAGCGGATCTTTAATCTGTATGGCTTACCTTCACCTGTTGAGTAGATGTAGAATCCAAGTTCACCTTTGGGGTTTTCAGCGCCAAAGTAAACCTCACCAGCAGGTGCCTTTATACCCTTAACAACTTTTACAAAATGTTTCATTAAGGCGTAATTGTTCATCATAAGGCGCTCTTTGGGCTCCCAGACATACTCAGGCTTATCTATCATTGCTGGACCATCTGGGATTTTCTCAATACACTGCTCAAGTATCTTGTTTGACTGAACCATCTCATCCATTCTCACAAGGTAGCGTGCATAAACATCACCTTCATCATACACAGGGATCTCAAAATCAAGCTCAGGGTAAACAAGATAGGGCATGTCGCGCCTTAGATCCCAATCAACACCGCTACCCCTCGTGCATGGTCCAGCTATACCGTAGTTGATTGCATCCTCTTTTGAAATATAACCAACATCCTTTGTCCTTTTAAGCCAGATTCTATTTTTGGTAAGGAGCGTGTGATACTCCTTAACCTTCTTTGGAAATAGCTTAACAAACTCTTTAAGCTTATCCATAAAACCATCGGGCAGGTCTCTTGCAACACCACCAATTCTTATGTAGTTGTATGTGAGCCTATTACCGCATGCCATCTCATACATATCAAGTATATATTCCCTCTCCCTGAAGCAGTAGAGGAAAACCGTCATAGCACCAATATCAAGGGCATGGGTAGCAAGCCAGACAAGATGCGATGCAATCCTTCCAAGCTCAGCCATAATAACCCTGATATACTGAGCTCTTTCAGGAATCTCTTTATCTATTCCTAAAAGCTTCTCCACCGCCATTGCATAGGCAAGGTTGTTGTTCATGGCAGCAAGGTAATCCAGCCTATCTGTATAGGGGTTAAACTGCTGATAGGTCATGTTTTCGGCAAGTTTCTCTATACCCCTATGCAAAAAACCTACCTGGGGGTCGGAGTCTACAATCCTCTCACCATCCAGCTTTACCACATACCTCAAAACGCCATGTGTGGCTGGATGTTGCGGACCAACATTGATTATAACCTCTCTTTCATTATTAACCCTGTAAGTTTCATTCATAATCCGATCTCCTTAAGGCATCCTTGTGTGTCTTGGCTTTTTGAGTTGACCCTCTGGGAGGTGCTTATCAAGCCAGACATCATCCTCTGGC from Hippea jasoniae carries:
- a CDS encoding NADH-quinone oxidoreductase subunit M — encoded protein: MNQLHFPILTTITFLPLVGAFLVALINEKNENLIRYVTFGVLVLDFLISLPLFFYFDPTTYHMQFVERVPWIKSLGFQYYVGVDGISLFLVLLTTFLTPLAQLSTWKAIDKKVKLFNITILLMQTGMLGVFISLDMFLFYVFWEVQLIPMYMMIGIWGGPNRVFATMKFFLYTFAGSVLMMVAIMALYFLHHKYTGVYTSDMVQLMNQPLPHHLQLWLFLAFFIAFAIKVPMWPFHTWLPWAHVEAPTAGSVLLAGILLKMGTYGFLRFNLPMFPDMTQAFAVLVIILAIIGIFYGAFVAMVQPDIKKLVAYSSVSHLGYSMLGMFVLTQTGVEGSILQMINHGISTGALFLVVGIVYERRHTRLISEYGGIAALVPVFATFFMIFTLSSIAVPGTNGFVGEFMILLGSFLRHPVYGIIVAFGGIFSAVYMLTMYKRVFFNKVTNPKNLGLPDMNIREWIYLVPLLVFVFWIGLYPNTFLSRMRVSVEHLLNQTKRTTVSYNINIQHKVNQTVVVKKG
- the nuoL gene encoding NADH-quinone oxidoreductase subunit L — encoded protein: MKVILLFIILTPLIGFLINGIFGKWTKPIAGVIAASALGISFLLGLFPIISVLKGHIVEYTYYTWLPFKGVAIPFGLRVDYVSAVMLFVVTFVSWMIHIYSNGYMKGDKGYARYFAYLNLFVTAMLILVLGNNYALMFVGWEGVGLASYLLIGFWYEKSSAADAGEKAFVVNRIGDAGFIIGMLFLIYHFGSLTYSNIFPRAEEVLGYGSTAATVIGLALFLGAVGKSAQFPLYIWLTDAMEGPTPVSSLIHAATMVTAGVYMVARSNAIYSLTPVAQEVVASVGAFTAFYAATMALTHKDIKRILAYSTLSQLGYMFIGVGVGAYWTGMFHLMTHAFFKGLLFLGAGAVMHSMRGLLSIDLMGNLKKYMPQTAILMVIASLAISGIPPFAGFFSKDAILASALEMGHPIIWIVGEVTAFMTAFYMFRFVFTVFYGEEKVEGLYHELHTHEAPAVMTLPMWVLGILSIIGGWVGIQYAGHIPFEWFVTHTAPTTEVAHEAHYSEALLMGISVTMGLAGIFTAWLIYIKKVITAEKIASMFRPIYTLLANTYYVDEFVYCCIVKPFWWVSTNVLWKIVDVVVIDKGMVDGSGWIAGRVGKGLRLLQTGFVSNYAYWISLGIFLLSGWYLLKIM
- the nuoK gene encoding NADH-quinone oxidoreductase subunit NuoK codes for the protein MFSEYLIVSALLIAIGATGVMIRRNFMIVLMSLEVMINGAGLLLITMSYYLGNVSGQVMFIFVAAVAASETAIGLAIAVMMYKSKKSVDVNDFSILRK
- a CDS encoding NADH-quinone oxidoreductase subunit J family protein, whose amino-acid sequence is MEAIVFYIIALITVGSALGVVLSKNPYRAALWMVLTFFGIAGLFVMLHAQFNAMLQIIVYAGAIAVMIMLTMMVMDRRTIEGLKRFNSHAYFPALIGAGLLLDLAYLAIKVKIDLANAGKNLTMDGSNTKMIGEILFKHYLFPFEVTAIILLVALLGAVVLTKREIK
- a CDS encoding NuoI/complex I 23 kDa subunit family protein, which gives rise to MLFNDLRKGLSVTIKYLFTHAVTCQYPDERLEVPERGRWLHALEKFEGSEKIKCIDCGLCERVCPSKCIKITPVENDDHTKNAAEYEIDLGRCLFCGLCVEVCPELALSMTDKYELSEYDREKFVYTKEQLLKSKEG
- the nuoH gene encoding NADH-quinone oxidoreductase subunit NuoH, yielding MEVLIAIIKLIVVVTVLSVYVMYATWYERKVIGHMQQRIGPKRVGWHGLLQPIADTIKSFWKEDVIPERADKLLFWLAPAIAATLPFAAAIAIPFGPPIHLSGGKVFYLSVFHSKVDILFILAMLGLASFGVLTAGIASGGNKYSFTGSQREAAQVVSYEAILALALLNPILMAHSLDINEIVAAQKHLWFVFYQPFAFVAFVIAMIAACARVPFDLPEAEPELVAGHMTEFSGLKMGMFFFGQYVTIFVVSALAVIMFLGGWNGPILPGFVWYWIKVLAFIFMFTWFWGTFPRYRYDQLMDIAWKALLPLMILNILWTGFALTVGLPVF
- a CDS encoding 2Fe-2S iron-sulfur cluster-binding protein; protein product: MADTVKIKINGKEYEAKKGETILDVARRNGVYIPAICYSDRFGAIGACRICAVEIVGMKKPMLSCAFKVKDGMEVLTDSEKVIEQRKKIVWEWDKFHPLQCGVCDKSGECDLQDINYELNITENPLEEEADPLSVPNRSIHHEWRIIHHDANLCIQCRRCVTICDKVVNFGILAMVKKEWGGREVDTKDGKPLECEFCGQCVSICPTGAMSSKLFKYKARPWEMEKVPTTCQFCASGCQMDLNVKDNKVLRVTSKDDTPNLANLCNLGRFNYSVIDRRLSDYYVNGRQTTKESALDKAVKLISSTKPENIAAICGGRETVEDQLMLRFFLDDVVKSNNVDSFASTHIAKLYSVLPEGVAAFNNIRDMEDCDLIFAFGGDFANEMPRLDWQITRNVKLLGVSKLITAYWRDTKIDTLGSNPLRYAVGDELKFLNSLAANLSKALGVDIPVEDGGYEIAQETLELISSAKKVAFVVGQEALERPFGDEIAKAISNLLMLVKDKVRLYVSSKYNNAYGAIFSGLTNGFGLFGKKTERVFNIYDLKEKVLDGSVKTLILMNADLHTLFSDSDVDEISSKANIILFDSYPSRMTSKAAVVLPTTTFAATDGHYINIEGKLNRVSKAIDEGFETAYQLLVEMAEKLGTKLGMGKVQEALKGEFAIQPSVESFVSTSNSSFEFAEEFKGALIYSKFRSGIFSSFGDGASIASPEGWVELSKTDAEKLGVSTGDRVTVSGEGSIEAVVRVDEAQPEGVAGVTLWYDGLNGFNVAGSLNNLFSAKITKGE
- the nuoD gene encoding NADH dehydrogenase (quinone) subunit D; the encoded protein is MNETYRVNNEREVIINVGPQHPATHGVLRYVVKLDGERIVDSDPQVGFLHRGIEKLAENMTYQQFNPYTDRLDYLAAMNNNLAYAMAVEKLLGIDKEIPERAQYIRVIMAELGRIASHLVWLATHALDIGAMTVFLYCFREREYILDMYEMACGNRLTYNYIRIGGVARDLPDGFMDKLKEFVKLFPKKVKEYHTLLTKNRIWLKRTKDVGYISKEDAINYGIAGPCTRGSGVDWDLRRDMPYLVYPELDFEIPVYDEGDVYARYLVRMDEMVQSNKILEQCIEKIPDGPAMIDKPEYVWEPKERLMMNNYALMKHFVKVVKGIKAPAGEVYFGAENPKGELGFYIYSTGEGKPYRLKIRSPSFINISAMPKMVKGGLIADIISVIGSLDFVFGECDR